One Argentina anserina chromosome 6, drPotAnse1.1, whole genome shotgun sequence genomic window, TTTATGATTGTTTCTTTGATTTATTTACAAAATTAAGTTCAATGCCCAATTCTCTGGTGAGTAATTGGGATTGAGTTGAGATATCTAAGGGATAATGCTCCATTTTTGGCCCTTTCATTTAAATATTCCTTACCTTTTTGGGAGAAACGAAATGGGATTTGGGCCATTATATGATGATATGTGTGATCTTTAGCTGCTTGATGAGATTAGAGAGCAATAACAGATGGGAAACAACTGTGTGGGAAATACTAAGGCCGCGGGGCTTTTCCACTCGGTCTCAAATTCACTATGGTGGACTCGATCAACAGAGGGTTTGGTTGTCAAGGGTAGTGATGCGGCTCCAGCATTGACGAATCATTCAGAAGCTAATCCTGTTGATGTTCAAAGCAAACCACCAGAAGCAATGAAGATAGCTAAGGAGGACCCTAAAGCAGTGCAGCCCCCTATTCAAACGCAGAAGGTTCACCCTGAGGAGACTAAGCCAGCAGCACAAATAGCAATTCCGAAGGGAGAGACTAAACCTCAACAACCGGCAACTCGGCAGGAACAAGAGACCAGAGCAGTACAACAAAAGGCAAAAAATGGAGGGACTCATGAGCCAGCATTGCCTGTGAGACCGaagaaaccccataatgtcAAGAGGGTATCGAGTGCAGGCCTTCAGGCCGAGTCTGTTCTGCAAACCAAGACGGGTCATTTGAAGGAGTACTACAATTTGGGCCAGAAGCTTGGACATGGACAGTTTGGGACGACTTTCCTTTGTATGGAGAAAACAACCGGAAAAGAGTACGCTTGCAAATCcattgcaaaaaggaaactgtTGACAACTGAGGATGTGGACGATGTGAGGAGGGAGATTCAAATAATGCATCACTTGGCAGGGAATTCCAATGTGATATCGATTAAGGCGGCTTATGAGGATGCTGTTGCAGTTCATGTCGTTATGGAATTATGTGCAGGAGGTGAGCTCTTTGATAGGATTATCAAGAGGGGACATTACTCAGAAAGAAAGGCAGCTCGGCTGGCAAGGACCATAGTCGGAGTTATAGAAGCTTGCCATTCTTTGGGTGTTATGCATCGTGATCTCAAACCGGAGAactttctttttgttgatgaggaggaggattCAGCACTTAAAGCTATAGATTTTGGGTTGTCAATGTTCTTCAAGCCAGGTTTGTCTTTGAAATCTATCTACTACTGTTAATGGCATTTGACAATGTGATGATCGCTATCCTACAATATATAACATTAATTTTCTTCAACTTTCTGTAAAATATATGTAGTTATGTTATTACTGAATACTGATCAACCATCCTGTCACATTGTGGACTCTGTTCTTTTTGCAAGCTTCCCTCTGCTTGTACTCTATTCTCAGACAAGAATTTTTGTTCTATATccaaatttcatgtgtcatgACTCTTTTCTAACATTCACAAATTTACTTGGCAGGGGAAATTTTCAGTGATGTGGTTGGGAGCCCATACTATGTTGCACCTGAAGTTCTGCGCAAGCGCTATGGTCCAGAAGCAGATGTTTGGAGTGCTGGTGTTATCATTTACATTCTCTTGAGTGGGGTGCCTCCATTCTGGGGTGGTAAGATATGTTTAGTTTCTTATTCTGTCTCAGTGTTTGTATTTCTACAAGCACCTATTGATTcttttaattgtttgttacCATTTCAAAACAGAAACTGAGCAAGAGATCTTTGAAGAGGTTTTGCACGGTGATCTTGACTTCTCAACAGATCCCTGGCCTAGTATCTCAGAAAGTGCAAAGGATCTAGTTAAGAAGATGCTAGTAAGAAATCCCAAAAAGCGGCTAACTGCTCATCAAGTTCTATGTAAGTTCTTAAGTTTCTATTCAGTCAGtattatttagaattttagacaGCAATACTaggaaaaaaatcattttttgGGTACACGTTGAGTTATGAATTCAGTTACAATTTATTTGTAAAACTTTTGAGTTACTAGAGTTTACCCTTACAATCAGATCATTTAGCAGTTTGGTGTTGAATGTAAAATGATTTTCTATCTCATTCCTTGATCAAAATCTTTATTGGTTCAAATTAATTGTTATGTTGAAGGAGTCTCATCTGTTAGAGGATGCCATCAACCATTTAAACTAATAATGATTGTTCCTACAGGTCATCCATGGGTTCAGGTTGATGGAGTGGCTCCAGACAAGCCTCTTGATTCTGCAGTCTTAAGTCGCATGAAGCAGTTTTCTGCAATgaacaaaatcaagaaaat contains:
- the LOC126800173 gene encoding calcium-dependent protein kinase 26-like, translating into MGNNCVGNTKAAGLFHSVSNSLWWTRSTEGLVVKGSDAAPALTNHSEANPVDVQSKPPEAMKIAKEDPKAVQPPIQTQKVHPEETKPAAQIAIPKGETKPQQPATRQEQETRAVQQKAKNGGTHEPALPVRPKKPHNVKRVSSAGLQAESVLQTKTGHLKEYYNLGQKLGHGQFGTTFLCMEKTTGKEYACKSIAKRKLLTTEDVDDVRREIQIMHHLAGNSNVISIKAAYEDAVAVHVVMELCAGGELFDRIIKRGHYSERKAARLARTIVGVIEACHSLGVMHRDLKPENFLFVDEEEDSALKAIDFGLSMFFKPGEIFSDVVGSPYYVAPEVLRKRYGPEADVWSAGVIIYILLSGVPPFWGETEQEIFEEVLHGDLDFSTDPWPSISESAKDLVKKMLVRNPKKRLTAHQVLCHPWVQVDGVAPDKPLDSAVLSRMKQFSAMNKIKKMALRVIAEHLSEEEIAGLKEMFKMIDTDNSGQISFEELKDGLKRFGATLNESEIHDLMQAADVDNSGTIDYGEFIAATLHLNKVEREDHLFAAFSYFDKDGSGYITQDELQQACEEFGIQDVHLDELIREVDQDNDGRIDYNEFVAMMQKGNPEFDKKGLQTSALGIGFREALSVC